From the genome of Pectobacterium atrosepticum:
TATGGAATAAATTGGTTATTACTTAAGTACGAATCCTAAAACCGTTGTGAAAATTTTCTTTAGCGAATTACTTCCTTACATGCTCAATATGTATAGAAAGAAACATCATTTCGTCATCACTTAATGAACGACCATAATCGCGGCTAATAAATTTGTTGACCCGTTTAGCACATTCGTAAGACGAAGAATATTTCAACATCACGGCGTCATGCAGAGAACTGTCATCACTGGTAACATAAGTATTACTCAATAACCGATGAGCAAAAAATTTCAGGTGGGTAACAAAACGCTGAAAATTGATTGAGTCTTCCTCATATTCAATTTTGAAATGGTATTTAACGATATTCAGAATGTCCTGAATAACTCTCGAAACAGCCTTAATATCTGGCATAGCGCCATCTTGCTGTGAATTCAACAGGTGCAGGGCAATAAACCCAGCTTCATCTTCAGGCAGCTTAACGTGAAGTTTCTCGCTAATTTCATTAATTGCCCATTGCCCAATAATAAATTCATTTCGGTAAAGGCGTTTGATATCCCAGAGCAACATATTCTCGATATAGGCTCCCTGTTTAGTTCTTTCGAGAGCGAAACTTAAGTGATCGAGTAAGGAAGCATAAACGCTTTTATGAATTTTTCTGTCGAGTTTGCTCGTTGCCTGTTTGACTATATCGAGGACGATATTAAACAACATTTCGGGAACATCATTAAACGCTTCACTGGTTTTATCGAGGCTGTTTTCTTCATCGAGACGGAATATTTTTTGAATACAGGATTCATCAACCAGGTCATTGGCTTTTTTGTTAAAACCGACGCCCTTTCCAATAACAACACATTCCTTGCCGCTCAATTCGCGAGCAACGATAACATTGTTATTCAGAACCCGTTGTATTCTCATATTTCACCCATAAAAAAAGGCAAAACGTAAAAGAGTTTTATCTCTTCTCGGTTTTGCCTGTTATTAAAACAGTAACAATCCATATAAGGAAATACATCATAAACCAGTAAGACTTGCAAGCGCGATGTGTTTAACTTTTTTCTATTGTGACAACCATCACGCATTAATATTACCTTCACAACAATCCGCGATCGGCATGAAATGTGGTGGAAAAGAATATCTCGGCCCTCGGTTAAAACTCGGTAAGTGTCAAAATATACCGGTAATACTTCAAGTTACATGTACGTTGGCTGCGTTCACTCACCCGAATCACTTACCTGAGTAAGCTCATCGGGATTCCTTCCCTTGCCGCCTTCCTGAAACTCGAATTATTT
Proteins encoded in this window:
- a CDS encoding PRD domain-containing protein, yielding MRIQRVLNNNVIVARELSGKECVVIGKGVGFNKKANDLVDESCIQKIFRLDEENSLDKTSEAFNDVPEMLFNIVLDIVKQATSKLDRKIHKSVYASLLDHLSFALERTKQGAYIENMLLWDIKRLYRNEFIIGQWAINEISEKLHVKLPEDEAGFIALHLLNSQQDGAMPDIKAVSRVIQDILNIVKYHFKIEYEEDSINFQRFVTHLKFFAHRLLSNTYVTSDDSSLHDAVMLKYSSSYECAKRVNKFISRDYGRSLSDDEMMFLSIHIEHVRK